The Triticum aestivum cultivar Chinese Spring chromosome 4B, IWGSC CS RefSeq v2.1, whole genome shotgun sequence sequence cttaccgatattgaagaatgctctttaaatttgtagTTGGCAGACTCTacaattaaaaagcctatgggaagaattaatgatgttattattcttgcaaattgGAATtacgtgcccatagattttattgttcttgatattgattgcaatccgtcttgtctaaTTATACTCgctagaccgtttttacgtactattggtgtcgtgattgatatgaaagaaggcaatattaaatttcaatttccactaaggaatggtatggaacacttccctagaacaagaattaggccaccatatgaatcaatcatgagggcatcgtatggatctagaactaaaaatgacaacacttagatcctttgcattatgcctagctaggggcgtaaaacgaaagcgctcgttgggaggcaacccaacttgtatctttttgctttttggttttcttgctgttttcaataaaatacccaattatgcctctgattagatgtgttttcgtggtttaaattagtgtttgtaccaagtaggcCCTTtaggatgatttgggtgagagttgatttgatcttgctgaaaaacagaaacttttgcgctcacaaaaataattcccatttttaatagaagagtgcttttgagttggttctttttgcagaagattaatatacaaccATGTTTTCCtacttttcagaatttttggagttacagaagtactcgAAATATCCAGAGTTCTAcaaactgttatgtttttgacagattatgttttctttgcattgtgtgcttgttttgatgattctatggttttctttgaagagtgttttccatacaaaagttggaatacagtagataaaatgcaaaaataaaatatgaatgggtttgcaacaatacttgtagtagtggttttctttcttgtactaacggatctcacgaaggttttgtagagttttgtgtgattgaagttttcaagttttgggtgatattatgatggatgaaggaataaggattagcaaaaggctaagcttggggatgcccgaggcaccccaagataatattcaagaagtatcaagcaagtaagcttggggatgcccccgtgtggcatcccctctttcttctaacgatcatcggtattttacttggagctatatttttattcgtcacatattatgaattttgcttggagcgtcttgtatgatatgagtctttccatgttttgctttttattttaagtcttgaatccttgctggacacacctttttgagagagctaaaaattatgctatgcttgctcctatgcttcacttaaatttttagagccatggaatggctctagtgcttcacttatatctttttgatcacggtttgctttgttattttttaagaaatgctctcatgcttcacttagatttatttggagttagtaatttttttaagaaattcactcttgcttcacttaagttattttgagagaaagaaatattatgctcatgttcttcacttgcatttgtttgagcttattaaaagcaacatatgaaactagtcccaaagtgatagatatccaaggaggatataataaaaacattcatgaagatcattggacaaaataaacttggttctttgtaatggctttgagatatgacgatatgatatgtgagtcatgttgatgagtaattatactTTAGTAAGTATAGtggtgttaaggtttatgatttcctatgcaagcacgaaagtcaatagttatgcaatgaaattacatcctacttgtggtgcattattcggtgttaattatgcttaatgctcgcttatgagatttttcgtttcttggttggacgcttctcaatctttttgctggccttcatttgcactaagtatgatcactacttgtgcatccaaaaccctttaaaccagttttgccatatgagtccactatacctacgtatatgcggtatttccgtgccgttctaagcaaatttgtatgtgccatgtctaattttcaaaataaatttctcttttgtgtgctcgtaccgctcggggcggtgaggggtggccgatatttccatggtagatgtgttattctcatgatgagtgtttattcacttgtcattgcacgagagtacgacaaaggtattagggatgcatagtcccgaaatgaaaaatgaatttactttatgttgtcaaataataaattcctaggaaagtgttcgtatggagggcacccgtggatacggttagccatggaaagtgaaagtatgatggagaaaggaataaactttattttttgtttgggagctgcctatgatgtatctagcatggaaagtgttgggagctctaagtcgttttcgttggtgggaaaagtatgcctcccaaaatgttttatctctcaatttttgctttaaGCTCTCGCACCTCTATAAATAGCTACTTCCCttcgtgaagggcctttcttttactttatgcaaatttttttacttgagtctccatcttctctttataaagcaccaactaaggggccctatgattgtacttgagcattgggtatagctagtattcgagtgtgtttcatgaatgggtcaatgattgagcatactaggctagggataacttgctttagcgttgatattttgaaagacatggttgcttgttgatatgcttgagtattaaagtcttcatgtcaaaagtagactattgctttgaatcatataaaagtctgtttttatcatttaactacaaagaaaagaatatctgatgaacatgttaggcagcattccacatcaaaaattctgtttttatcatttaaatactcgaggacgagcaggaattaagcttggggatgttgatacgtctccaacgtatctatattttttgattgttccatgttgttatattatcattctgggatgttttacaatcatttttggcactaacctattgacataatgcctagtgcgagttgctgttttcatcgcatgcaatcaataccaagcggagtccaaatgcagcgaaactttttgtggattttttctggaccaaaagacacaagatgggccgaagaagtaccagagaggtgccccgagggggccacaacccaccacggcgcgcctaggggcccaggcatgcctaggtgggttatgcccaccttggtggcctcccgcaccacctctttgctctataaataccccaatattccagaaaacctAGGGAAGCCAACGAAATTCAATtctagccaccgcaagttccagaaccaccatatccaacctaaacaccatcatggaggggttcatcatcctcattggtgcctcttcgatgatgcgtgagcgtgagtagttcattctagacctacgggtccgtagttagtagcttgatggcttcctctctctctctctctctctctctctctctctctctctctctctctctctctctctctctctctcttgcttctcaatataatggtctcttggagatccatatgatgtaactctttttgcggtgtgtttgttgggatgcgatgaactttgtgtttatgatcagatctatgtttttatccatgaaagttatttgagtcttctttgatttcttatatgcatgattgcttatagcctcgtatttcttcaccGATATCtggtttttgtttggccaacttaatctatttatcttgcaatgggaagaggtgctttgtgatgggttcgatcttacggtgcttgatcccaatgacagaaggggaatcgacacgtatatatcgttgctattaaggataacaagatggggtctatttctacataaatagatcttgtctacatcatgtcatcgttcttattgcattactccgtttttccatgaacttaatacactagatgcatgccggatagcggtcgatgtgggagtaatgtagatgcaggcaggagtcagtctactaatcttggatgtgatgcctatataatgatcattgcctggatatcgtcatgagtatttgaagttctatcaattgcccaacagtaatttgtttatccacattttttatttttctcgagaaaagccactaTTGAAACGTACgacccctgggtctcttctttattatattttcctttgaaatttattttcttttgcttttatttttagatcgattaatccaaaaatacaaaaatacctttctgcaatttttagtaatttattttatctcgcgttcccgcaagatctatttatcaaatctactacggttttatctatctttttacccgtgagggattgacaacccctctcttacatcgggttgcaagtatttgttctttgtgtgcaggagttgtttatgtggtgttgtgtggttctcttactggttcaataaccttggtctcatagtgagggaaatacctaccgttgttgtgctgcatcatcccttcctctttggggaaataccgatgtagttctagcagacatcactcgACTACAATGTCTACCAAGATTCCCACTTCGGTTTTCTCCTCCTCGGCCATAATCAGCGAATAGGGAGAATTGAGCCTTGCCAACGAGAAGGGGGGAAGACCAGTCGACGAGCCAGGGGATGGAATGTTGTTATAGTAAAACTAGGTCGACTGCAAGCCCCGAACAGACTCAGGAAAAGTTATTGCAGGGAACGCACTCCTACCTCACATCTGGACACCtaagcccccacacatctggatcacatggGTCCTCTCATCACTCAGATTTGCTCTCTTGGCCGACTGGGACCGGcaagtgaagatatgtttgaacaaCCCCTAGTGGGGATGACAACCCAAGAATTTTTGACACATCGAGACGAAGGCGGCAAGATACGATATGGCATTTGAGGGAAAGTGGTGGATTTGTGCgtcgaagaaattcagaaatcctcgAAAAAACAGATGAGGAGGCAAGGAGAAACCTCTTTCCACACGAGTGAGGAGGAGGACCCGCTCGCTGGGGCACGGCGCAGGCTCGACCTCTCCCTCTGGTGGCCTCCAAGATCCGGGACCAACAGGCCGTCGGCGGTGAGCCTGTCTAGGTCCTCCACCGTGACCGTCGACGGTagccagtcgccctggatccagcctggTGGCAGCGCGGCCCGGGAGCTCGAAGCCTTCTTCCCCTTGACcgccttcttggcgcgctccagcttcgctgtcttgtccttcgccatctcCATGGTGGTCGTCAGCGTCGAGCAGCGCAGcggtggaagaggaggagaggcGAGCGGAAGGGGGAAAAAGGAGAGCACTGTTTTGCGCGCTCTTCGGTCACGTCGCCTCTTATAACTTCACATCCAAGTCATTGACAACTGGGCCCGCGAGATCCTGGCGCATCCTATTGAGCAAAGACTAcgtagtacgtggcgaaaaaggtggagCAAAAATTGAGGAGTCCCTCCCCACTTGCCCCACTTACCGTGCCGTTGCCGATCATCATGCTTCTCCAAAAATTTGAATCCCGTAGAATCCGGGCGTGATAGAACGATCGTTTGCGTCGAAAGATCGCCTTGATCACTTGGGTCCGACCCGACACTCGGGATCACATGGTCACATATCAAGCCAGAATCGGCCGAGGCGATTGATAAAGAATTAAAGCACCGCAGGTGTCTGCAGGACTCTGAAGCGCATCCGAAGCACCGAGTCTAGCCAGAACCCGCACCAATCCTTTCATTCAAAccccgatccattcgggggctaatgatgacgaCATGTAGCCAGGGTAGGGTCACATGTCTGACCTACATACCCTACCCAAAGGCATTATATACAGGAAGTCAAGACCTACAAAGTTAGAAAGGAGACACCGACTGGAATGACCGCAACATACAAGTCACTCGAACACAGGATCCACTCGAAAGTTTCCCCATCACTCGACTGTCCCTGTTTCACTCAGAGTTTCAAGCACCACTAGAAGGAAGAAGACATAGAGTCACCCTGGGATGGCAACCGTCGGACGATCAGTTCATCACCGTAAAGAGCACCAAATGCAGACGTTACCAGTAATGCTCGGCCCTTTACTTCTCCATCGAACCCTTGGGTAATGGGCATTCATGAGGGGCCAGAGGACTCTATGTAAGCCAGAGCTGCTTAGCGTGGAGCCATCGGAGCCACCGGGTTTTCGTCTCTGCCTCAATCAATGAAAGGCAGCACGCCCACTCGAAGAGATGGTCCTCCTTGTTGGGCACCCGACGACGGCAGGCGGACTGCGCAGACCCGTTGGACCCGCCCATCATCTCCCTTGTCCTCTGCCTCTCGCGGCTGGCAGCTTGTGCCTCCGACTCCGGAGAACGAATCCGCGATGTCGGCTGAGCATGCACTAGAACCCAGTGCTGCCCGCACGGAGAAGCGGTCGGAGGTGGGGGAGACCGTCGGGCGGGAGGAGTAGATTGGACATGCCTCGCAGATCCGCACGCGGGGCGGGAAAGGCCGGCGCCAGCAATGGCGCTGCCACAACGGGCGACAGGTGGCATCGCACCGGAGCCGGAGCTGCCGCCTATATCGACCCACGAGCGCTCAAGTGCGATATGGAGCACCAGCTCCTTGTCTCCGGAGCTGCCGTCGGAGTGGCTGTCGGTGCTGGACATGCTCGCCGGTGGTAGGGATTTGGCGGATTGGGAAAATGGGAGCGCCGGGGAGGGGAGCGGAGTGGAGCGCGGTGAGCTAGGATTTGTGTCGGACGGGGTTTTTGTGGGGTCGGAGTGGACCAGCGATGGGCCGGGCTGATGTGGCGGACAAGCCCGGGCGTGCCCATGCCGCCTCATATCCGCCCTACATTTGGGACAGATATGAGGGGTGCCAGTCAGCCCGGGCATTTGAGGCCCATCTGAAAGGTCCGGTTGGGTCGGTTTTTTGTGACCGGACAGCCTACCCGGACGTTTGAGACGGATATAGGGcgcccggttgtagatgctcttacgttGGCACTTTGGCTAGGAATGTAATTCATTCTTCTGGAGCGGTGTGGTAAATGTTGACCTGTAGGAAGGATGATGGTGATGTCTACGTAGGTAACTGAAAAATATACTCCcttcatccggaaatacttgtgattaaaatggataaaagaaaatgtatctagatgtattttagttctagatacatatctttttgtttattttgatgacaaatatttttgaacggagggagtacttgttaatGATCAAGGATGTCCTCTAGGTCCAACTAATCAACTCTAGAATGTGCCTTACCTCATACAGTACATGCTATTTTCTATCAAAAGCACGCTATGAACGGCCATCGTGTAGTTTCAACCCATGCTGCCATCAAATTGCGTACTACTCCAtgcgttccgatttactcgtcgtgattttagtttaaatttgaactagaACCACggcgagtaaatcggaacggagggagtacaagtttaCAACTTGTCTTTTGCTTGTTCATGTTGCCTGAGCTGCGAGTGGGGTGTTGGTTAGGCACTGCCACTTTGGCGGCCTTCTAGACTTCTAGTATTCGTTCACTGATGATTCGATGGGAGGTATATGGAACGTCTCTAATTTGATGAACTATTGCCTCTAGGAAGGTTGACTAGAAGGTTTGCTCAAGAGAGAGCAGCTCCACCTAACAGATACAGTTGATGCGGTGAGGTGTTCTTCTGCATTCTATTACACTGTTTCCTTTGAGGCCGAATCAGGAAGTACTTATGCCTGAACCAACATCTCAAACTTTTTTGATGTTGCACTTGTTTGTGAATGTgcacattttatattttagtgacaCATTTGAAAAACAAATGTGATTTTCCTTGCGCACAAGGCTGAGCAAGTATATATGGTCAAACATCCAGTATTACAGTAACCGTTCCCTTTTAGTATTTGCATGGAGCCATGAATTCTCATCATAGAAAAGGTGTACTGGGATCATGGCCATACAACTAGCTAGTATCATGCTACTGTCCAGTATTTCGGAATGAGTGGTCTACCATGGGCATGAAATATTTTTACTAGGATTCGGGGCTACAAATGAAACTGCTCAAGCTAGTGTGCTCACTGCCACGGTGCAGCTAATATCTTTTGCGGATTTCTGTTACAAGCATGCACGAAACAGGAAACGTGTGTTGTGCAGTTGAACTCTTTTAGTAGTCTAGGCCTTCCAAATGCATAACTGCATTGGGGATCTACAAATATCACTTGTGTAAAACTCTGAGGACACCGATTTTGTTAAAACATACCTTCCCTGTAAGGTCAGTATGCATACAAAGCTGTACTGCAAAGCAAACTTGAGTACAACTTGTCTCTTTCATCCATCTGCAGGGTCACATGGTACTGTGATCATATCATTTGGATGTTACTAGCACACTTTCCCTCCATCTATGCAAGTGGTAACATGGTATGCCGCGTTGATGGGACGTCGAAAATCGCAGCATGATCCGATCGATATTTTTGAGCCATTGGCATTTTTTCGCTggcacgtcaactcggaactttcTGTAATTTGTTTTACCTACTTGTCGCGATGAAAAATCTTCCAGAAGCTTTTGAATTCCGGTAGCTGTTTTTTCACTAGCGGACTAAACCTATCATGCACATCGGTCCTTGCAGACGCGGAAGGTGTACCCGTGTGACGACCTGAGGTCGGAGCTCGGCGACAGGTCGTAGAGGGATCACCGGACCAATTCGCCTGTTCAGGTCATGTTTCTGGGTAAATTGAAAATCTTCCGCTCTTCCACTACTGGAGCTTGCATCTTGATGGATGATTCTTCCTTCATCTCTTGTTGTTAGATCATCAATAACCAGACTCGTGAAACGCTCCCTATAAGTCCGAGCGGACAGCCTGATAGTGATCGGTCACAAAATCTCAACCCAGCCGCACCCCTCATATCTAGATTGGTCATTGTCTGTGAATCCGCCCGGGCGCGTCCACGGACGTCTAGGGGGACGGATTTGCTAAGTCCGGTTATAGATGCTTTTGCAAGCCAACACGCCAAACCTCATCATCTCATAGATCTGCGGCGATCTTCACCGCCGATAACTCACAGCTCACGGGCGGCGCTGCATGCACGGAGAGACATTCTAGGTCAAGTGAAGCGTAATCGCTGTAGACGGGGCGGCGCTGCTGGTGTTTCTGAATGAAAACGACGTGACGGGGGCAATAATACGGGCGACGGTGTCAGCTGGGGCGGGGTGCGCGGTTTGGCCCGGCGTCTGCGGGTCGCTGTGTAACGTGCCCTGGCAATGGGTTGGTTTCGGAGCTTAGCCGAGGCCGCGACGCAAGTGGTCGCTGTGGGCATGATGAGACCAAAAGCGCCATTGATTTGCCCTTGGTCTCATCCATCCCTGCTCGCCCGTTGCGTGTGCGTACAAAAACACGTATAGCTGGTCCATGGAGCCCGATGCGTTGGGCGATTTGGCCGGTTGTAGCTAGGGCTACGGCTTTGGTCTCTTGCAACCGGCAGCTAGCTGGCTAGACCTGCTTGGCTTTGGCTTGTGTAACAAACTACCAACTGGCCGGGTCAGCTAGCCAGCCAGTCATAGGAACATCATGCGGAGGATTAAGCTAGCTAGCTGGTTTGCGTATGGTGTAGGATGCACTGCAGCTGGTTGCTTGCACAAGGCCACAAGGCCACAACCACAACCATACCCATTCATCTATCACCCATATCAGTGGCCCATATGCATGTATGGCCGCTCTGATTAGCTTCATCAGGGTGTGGTTGCACTCTGCTAAGCTTACTTCCCTCTGGGGTCAACTGTTACTACACATGCATATATGTGCCACTCTGCATACGATCAGCTCACCGTTTCACTGCATGCATGTTATTACAGCTCGTGCTTACACTTTCCTGAGCACCTAATTGACTTCTGTTATGGCTTGAGCTATCTCCCATGCATGTGTAAAGACACAAAACGTACACATGGGAGTATCTACATATTTGAGATTTCGGTGCACATATGGACGATGCGATGTGAGCCACGTATTCCTGTCCTTCACTAGGTTCCAACGGGGCTCTTAATGTGCCAGCTAGGAGTGGTGTGACCCCCTtcttcacatgcatgcatgcatgcatgcaaggccCATGCAGCGCAGGGTACCCTACACCGGCCGTCACCAACCAAATCACATGCGTGCGTGATACACATATACACGCCGTCTCCGGCCGGGCTATATAAACCACCCACACCTTGCTAGCTTCCTTCATTAGACCTACTAAACCCTCCTAGCTCACTCTCGCCAGCACTAGCTAGCTAGCTTAGCCGGCAGCAATGGCGTCCAGGACCTCGGCGGCGTGCCTGCTGGCGCTGCTGGTGGCCAGCACGTTCCTGGCCGGCGACGCGTGCAACAGCTGCAAGCACCACACCCCTCCCCCGGCGTCCCCGTCCCCGCCCCCGCCAGCGCCTGCTACCCCGACGCCATGCCCGCCACCGCCGTCATCGGGCGGCACGGGGTACTGCCCCACGGACACACTGAAGCTGGGCGCCTGCGCCAACGTGCTGGGCCTAGTGAGCGCGGGCGTCGGCACCGCCcccagcggcggcggcgacaagtGCTGCAGCCTCCTCGGCGGCCTGGCCGACCTTGAGGCCGCCGTGTGCCTCTGCACCGCGCTCAAGGCCAACGTCCTCGGCATCGTCCTCAACATCCCCATCAAGCTCAGCCTCCTCCTCAACTACTGCGGCAAGACCGCC is a genomic window containing:
- the LOC123093912 gene encoding putative lipid-binding protein At4g00165 is translated as MASRTSAACLLALLVASTFLAGDACNSCKHHTPPPASPSPPPPAPATPTPCPPPPSSGGTGYCPTDTLKLGACANVLGLVSAGVGTAPSGGGDKCCSLLGGLADLEAAVCLCTALKANVLGIVLNIPIKLSLLLNYCGKTAPKGFQCA